The window CAGCTGAGACACTGGTGCTGGAGGCGGATCGCGACGTGATTGCAGCTGATGGTCGTGACCTCAGTTTCATCGCGCTCAAAGTGGTCGACGCTGAGGGTCGGTTTGTTGCGACTTCCACTCCAAAGATTACGTTTTCAATCGAGGGACCCGGTGCGATCATCGCCACCGACAATGGTGATCCGACGGACATGCAGCCTTTTCCCTCACACGTGCGCCGTGCCTTCAGCGGTCGCTGCCTGGTCATTGTGAGTGGAAAGGCGGGCGAAACGGGAACCTTGCGAGTACACGCCGAAGCTGCAGGCATGCCGCGCACGACGGTCGAGATACAGACCCGCATTGTGAGCGAACGCGACTGAGCGATGCCTCAGACAGGTAGGCGATACCCATTCTTGTTAAAAGCACTGATCATCAATCACGTTTATTCGATCTCGATGATGCCTCGCTTCACCGCCAGCAGCACCGCTTGCGTGCGGTCAGCGACGCCGAGCTTGGAGAGGATGCTGGTGAGGTGCACTTTGACGGTGCCCTCGACCAGGTTTAACTCCGCACCGATTTCCTTGTTGCTCATGCCCTTGGCGACGCAGGCGAGCACCTCCATCTCGCGTGGAGTGAGGTTGGTGGCGGCGCGAAATCCAATGCGCGCGCTCACTTCGGGCGGCATGAAAGTCTCACCCCTGTGCACGATGCGAATGGCCTCGAGCAATTGATCGAGTGGCATATCCTTTGCCACAAACCCGGATGCTCCTGCCCGGAATGCGGAGTAGATCTCCTCGCCTCCGGCAAAGTTACTGTAGACCAGAATGCGGCAGTGTTTGTTCAGCTCGTTCAGCTTGCGAATGGTCTGCAGTCCGCCAAGTTGCGGCATGCGCAGGTCGAGGATGACGACATCGGGGCGGTGGGTTTGATAGGCTTCGATTGCCTCCATTCCGTTTTCGGATTCGGCAATAACCTTTAGGTCGGGTTCGCCGGAAATCGCGCTTACCAGACCCATACGCATGACGATGTGATC is drawn from Puniceicoccaceae bacterium and contains these coding sequences:
- a CDS encoding response regulator transcription factor; protein product: MNSNPCISILLVDDHIVMRMGLVSAISGEPDLKVIAESENGMEAIEAYQTHRPDVVILDLRMPQLGGLQTIRKLNELNKHCRILVYSNFAGGEEIYSAFRAGASGFVAKDMPLDQLLEAIRIVHRGETFMPPEVSARIGFRAATNLTPREMEVLACVAKGMSNKEIGAELNLVEGTVKVHLTSILSKLGVADRTQAVLLAVKRGIIEIE